In Eupeodes corollae chromosome 3, idEupCoro1.1, whole genome shotgun sequence, a single genomic region encodes these proteins:
- the LOC129949631 gene encoding phenoloxidase 2-like, translating to MANKNNLLLLFDRPTEPVFMEKGTSKSTVFDVPDKFLTDRYRPIGNEVQSRYGDKAEQRIPVKDISVPDLRIPMSLGRREQFSLFIPRHRRIAGRLIDIFLGVRSIDDLQSIAAYARDRINAYLFNYALSVALLHRPDTKGLNLPSFVETFPEKYVDSMVFTQLREEATVVPDGSRMPIIIPKDYTASDLDEEHRLWYFREDMGINLHHWHWHLVYPFEASDRAIVAKDRRGELFYYMHQQIIARYNLERFSNNMSRVKRLNNLREPIGEGYFPKMDSLVSSRAWPPRFSNTVIKDLDRELDQIKMDVSDMERWRDRFYEAIHQGFVVDESGNRVNLDETRGIDILGNMMESSILSPNRQLYGDLHNMGHVFISYAHDPDHRFLESFGVIGDSATAMRDPVFYKWHAFVDDVFQEHKESLPTYNQNQLNYRDISITGLKVDNDDRGTNSLQTFWQQSDIDFSRGLDFVPRGNVFARVTHLQHTPFSYTINVNNAGGAQRFGTVRIFLGPKNDERGQPMLLRDQRLLMIELDKFVVSLQPGANTLRRRSTESSVTIPFERTFRNLDTNRPASGTPEELEFNFCGCGWPQHMLIPKGRPEGLRCELFVMISNFEDDRVDQDLVGTCSDASSFCGVRDRLYPDRRAMGFPFDRLPPTGADRLPNFLTPNMRVVDVNIIHTDRTTVRM from the exons atggcaaacaaaaacaacctaCTTTTGCTTTTCGATCGTCCGACTGAGCCTGTTTTCATGGAGAAAGGTACTTCGAAGTCCACTGTTTTCGATGTCCCTGACAAGTTTCTTACCGACCGCTACCGTCCCATTGGAAATGAAGTCCAAAGTCGTTACGGTGATAAAGCAGAACAGAGAATACCTGTGAAGGACATCAGTGTTCCAGATTTGAGAATACCCATGTCCTTGGGTCGTCGTgaacaattttctttgtttatccCACGTCATCGTCGTATTGCTGGAAGACTAATAGATATTTTCCTTGGTGTTCGTTCAATTGATGACCTGCAAAGTATAGCTGCTTATGCTAGGGATCGAATCAACGCATATTTATTTAACTATGCCCTTTCGGTGGCTCTCCTCCATCGACCTGATACCAAGGGCTTGAATTTACCCTCCTTTGTTGAGACCTTTCCCGAGAAGTATGTTGATTCCATGGTGTTCACCCAGCTTCGGGAAGAAGCCACTGTGGTTCCAGATGGATCTCGCATGCCAATCATCATTCCAAAAGACTACACTGCATCGGATCTGGATGAAGAACATCGATTATGGTACTTCCGGGAGGATATGGGAATCAATCTGCACCATTGGCATTGGCATTTGGTATACCCATTCGAGGCTTCCGACCGCGCAATAGTGGCTAAGGATCGCCGAGGGGAGCTTTTCTATTATATGCATCAGCAGATTATAGCTCGATACAATTTAGAACGTTTCAGTAACAATATGTCTCGAGTAAAGCGTTTAAATAACTTGCGTGAACCCATTGGAGAAGGCTATTTTCCTAAAATGGACTCGCTCGTTTCTAGTCGCGCTTGGCCACCAAGATTTTCCAACACTGTCATAAAAGATCTTGACCGTGAGTTAGACCAGATCAAAATGGATGTTAGTGATATGGAACGCTGGAGAGATAGATTCTATGAAGCCATTCACCAAGGATTCGTTGTTGAC gaatcTGGTAATCGGGTGAATCTCGATGAGACTCGGGGTATTGATATTCTCGGCAATATGATGGAATCATCAATTCTTTCTCCAAATCGCCAACTCTATGGTGATCTTCACAATATGGGCCACGTTTTCATATCCTATGCACATGACCCCGATCACCGTTTCCTGGAGTCATTCGGAGTTATAGGAGACTCAGCTACAGCGATGCGGGATCCTGTGTTTTATAAATGGCATGCATTTGTTGATGACGTTTTTCAAGAGCACAAGGAGTCCTTGCCAACCTACAACCAAAATCAACTTAACTACAGGGATATATCGATAACGGGTTTAAAAGTTGACAATGATGATAGAGGAACGAATTCTCTTCAAACCTTTTGGCAACAATCGGATATAGATTTCTCACGTGGTCTAGACTTTGTGCCAAGAGGCAATGTCTTCGCCAGAGTAACTCATTTACAACATACTCCGTTCAGCTACACCATCAATGTCAACAATGCTGGAGGAGCTCAACGTTTTGGAACCGTTCGCATTTTCCTCGGACCGAAAAACGATGAGCGTGGACAACCTATGCTTTTGAGAGACCAGCGGTTACTGATGATTGAGCTTGATAAGTTTGTCGTTTCAT TACAACCCGGCGCAAATACTCTTCGGCGTCGATCAACTGAATCTAGTGTCACTATTCCCTTTGAAAGAACCTTCCGTAACCTAGATACCAATCGTCCAGCGAGTGGAACTCCTGAAGAGCTTGAATTCAACTTTTGTGGATGTGGCTGGCCGCAGCACATGCTCATTCCAAAAGGTAGACCAGAGGGTCTTCGTTGTGAGCTGTTCGTTATGATCTCGAACTTTGAAGACGATAGG GTTGACCAAGATCTAGTTGGAACCTGTAGTGATGCATCAAGTTTCTGCGGTGTACGCGACCGGCTCTATCCGGACCGTCGAGCAATGGGCTTCCCATTTGATCGTCTACCACCAACTGGAGCCGACAGGCTTCCTAATTTCCTGACTCCAAATATGAGGGTTGTCGACGTTAACATAATTCACACTGACCGCACTACAGTGCGCATGTAA